A genomic segment from Rhinatrema bivittatum chromosome 19, aRhiBiv1.1, whole genome shotgun sequence encodes:
- the CDSN gene encoding corneodesmosin isoform X1 has translation MISLSLLLLIPCFQLSGSIPVGSKLLCRDPRGGSTDMSLPLCDSVQMIQLHGSGASGSAGGSAGSGQVSGNGGGSFGGSSGGSWSSSQSVQISSGSSSASGGASGSAQFPSGGASGSAQFPGFGGGASGSAQFPSGGASGSAQFPSGGASGSAQFPGFGGGASGSAQFPGFGGGASGSAQFPGSGGRPSGSAQFPGFGGGASGSSHYIQISGGSSSSSGGGGGASGSAQFPGFGGGASGSAQFPGSGGRPSGSAQFPGFGGGASGSAQFPGSGGRPSGSSHYIQSSGGSSGMQGGFLGSAQFPGFDGISINLGSVRLEDVPVSPGCDKIKKTNQNAASAGSSGGSSGSAGTPKCLANVAAGGSGSSAGAGGSSGSSGGSSSGSGQTSGGSSGSGHISGGSSGSSSGSSVVQISGGSSGSSQSSGGSSSVQISGGASGSSQTSGGSSGTNQIHIFGKRP, from the exons ATGATCTCCCTCAGCCTCTTACTCCTAATCCCCTGCTTCCAGCTCTCCG GCTCGATTCCAGTTGGGTCCAAGTTGCTGTGCCGGGACCCCAGAG GGGGGAGCACGGACATGAGCCTGCCACTGTGCGACAGCGTCCAGATGATCCAGCTCCACGGCTCCGGCGCTTCAG GCTCCGCGGGAGGTTCTGCTGGCTCTGGGCAGGTGTCTGGCAACGGTGGTGGATCCTTTGGTGGAAGCAGTGGAGGATCTTGGAGTTCTTCCCAGTCCGTGCAGATCAGCAGTGGATCTTCTAGTGCCTCTGGAGGAGCCTCCGGCTCTGCACAGTTCCCCAGTGGAGGAGCCTCGGGCTCTGCACAGTTCCCTGGATTCGGTGGAGGAGCTTCGGGctctgcccagttccccagtggAGGAGCCTCGGGCTCTGCACAGTTCCCCAGTGGAGGAGCCTCGGGCTCTGCCCAGTTCCCTGGATTCGGTGGAGGAGCCTCAGGCTCTGCCCAGTTCCCTGGATTCGGTGGAGGAGCCTCGGGCTCTGCCCAGTTCCCTGGCTCTGGTGGAAGACCCTCCGGCTCTGCCCAGTTCCCCGGATTCGGTGGAGGAGCCTCGGGCTCCTCACATTATATTCAGATCAGCGGTGGATCTTCTAGTTCCtctggaggtggtggaggagcCTCGGGCTCTGCCCAGTTCCCTGGATTCGGTGGAGGAGCCTCGGGCTCTGCCCAGTTCCCTGGCTCTGGTGGAAGACCCTCCGGCTCTGCACAGTTCCCCGGATTCGGTGGAGGAGCCTCGGGCTCTGCCCAGTTCCCTGGCTCTGGTGGAAGACCCTCCGGCTCCTCACATTATATTCAGAGCAGTGGTGGATCCTCTGGAATGCAAGGCGGGTTCTTGGGCTCTGCACAGTTCCCTGGATTTGATGGGATTTCAATAAACTTAG GCTCCGTGAGATTGGAAGATGTCCCCGTCTCTCCAGGGTgcgataaaataaagaaaacgaaCCAAAACGCCGCGAGTGCAG GCTCCTCTGGAGGATCTTCTGGAAGCGCGGGGACTCCTAAGTGCCTGGCAAATGTGGCTGCCGGGGGATCAGGCTCCTCCGCAGGAGCTGGAG GATCTTCAGGCTCCTCTGGCGGATCATCCTCTGGTTCCGGTCAAACTTCCGGTGGCTCCTCTGGTTCCGGTCACATTTCCGGTGGCTCCTCAG GCTCTTCCTCCGGCTCCAGTGTTGTACAAATTAGTGGTGGATCATCAGGctccagtcaaagttctggtgGATCGAGCTCAGTACAAATTTCCGGTGGAGCCTCTGGTTCCAGTCAAACCTCTGGTGGATCTTCAG GAACTAACCAGATCCACATTTTTGGAAAACGTCCTTAG
- the CDSN gene encoding corneodesmosin isoform X2 — translation MISLSLLLLIPCFQLSGSIPVGSKLLCRDPRGGSTDMSLPLCDSVQMIQLHGSGASGSAGGSAGSGQVSGNGGGSFGGSSGGSWSSSQSVQISSGSSSASGGASGSAQFPSGGASGSAQFPGFGGGASGSAQFPSGGASGSAQFPSGGASGSAQFPGFGGGASGSAQFPGFGGGASGSAQFPGSGGRPSGSAQFPGFGGGASGSSHYIQISGGSSSSSGGGGGASGSAQFPGSGGRPSGSSHYIQSSGGSSGMQGGFLGSAQFPGFDGISINLGSVRLEDVPVSPGCDKIKKTNQNAASAGSSGGSSGSAGTPKCLANVAAGGSGSSAGAGGSSGSSGGSSSGSGQTSGGSSGSGHISGGSSGSSSGSSVVQISGGSSGSSQSSGGSSSVQISGGASGSSQTSGGSSGTNQIHIFGKRP, via the exons ATGATCTCCCTCAGCCTCTTACTCCTAATCCCCTGCTTCCAGCTCTCCG GCTCGATTCCAGTTGGGTCCAAGTTGCTGTGCCGGGACCCCAGAG GGGGGAGCACGGACATGAGCCTGCCACTGTGCGACAGCGTCCAGATGATCCAGCTCCACGGCTCCGGCGCTTCAG GCTCCGCGGGAGGTTCTGCTGGCTCTGGGCAGGTGTCTGGCAACGGTGGTGGATCCTTTGGTGGAAGCAGTGGAGGATCTTGGAGTTCTTCCCAGTCCGTGCAGATCAGCAGTGGATCTTCTAGTGCCTCTGGAGGAGCCTCCGGCTCTGCACAGTTCCCCAGTGGAGGAGCCTCGGGCTCTGCACAGTTCCCTGGATTCGGTGGAGGAGCTTCGGGctctgcccagttccccagtggAGGAGCCTCGGGCTCTGCACAGTTCCCCAGTGGAGGAGCCTCGGGCTCTGCCCAGTTCCCTGGATTCGGTGGAGGAGCCTCAGGCTCTGCCCAGTTCCCTGGATTCGGTGGAGGAGCCTCGGGCTCTGCCCAGTTCCCTGGCTCTGGTGGAAGACCCTCCGGCTCTGCCCAGTTCCCCGGATTCGGTGGAGGAGCCTCGGGCTCCTCACATTATATTCAGATCAGCGGTGGATCTTCTAGTTCCtctggaggtggtggag GAGCCTCGGGCTCTGCCCAGTTCCCTGGCTCTGGTGGAAGACCCTCCGGCTCCTCACATTATATTCAGAGCAGTGGTGGATCCTCTGGAATGCAAGGCGGGTTCTTGGGCTCTGCACAGTTCCCTGGATTTGATGGGATTTCAATAAACTTAG GCTCCGTGAGATTGGAAGATGTCCCCGTCTCTCCAGGGTgcgataaaataaagaaaacgaaCCAAAACGCCGCGAGTGCAG GCTCCTCTGGAGGATCTTCTGGAAGCGCGGGGACTCCTAAGTGCCTGGCAAATGTGGCTGCCGGGGGATCAGGCTCCTCCGCAGGAGCTGGAG GATCTTCAGGCTCCTCTGGCGGATCATCCTCTGGTTCCGGTCAAACTTCCGGTGGCTCCTCTGGTTCCGGTCACATTTCCGGTGGCTCCTCAG GCTCTTCCTCCGGCTCCAGTGTTGTACAAATTAGTGGTGGATCATCAGGctccagtcaaagttctggtgGATCGAGCTCAGTACAAATTTCCGGTGGAGCCTCTGGTTCCAGTCAAACCTCTGGTGGATCTTCAG GAACTAACCAGATCCACATTTTTGGAAAACGTCCTTAG